The Mixta hanseatica nucleotide sequence CGGCAAGTACGGCGCGCAGAATGGCACCCGTTCCCGCGCTGGGCTCCAGCACCCGGTTTCCTGGCCGGATATCGGCAAGGGTGACAAGCTTCTGACACACCGGATCTGACGAAACAAACAGTTGCGTGTCAGCATGTACCCGGGCGACGGGCTGCATACTGCTGAGTTTCTGTTGCATCTGCGCAATTCGCGCGCTGAGTTCGGTTCGCATTTTTTTTCTCCCATGCCGGCGCTTGCCGGCATGCTTTGTATAGCTATTTGTATATGCACAATTTCCCCGGCCACGCCGGGGAGCCTGGTTTGTCAGCGCGGCACCTCTACTGTCTTCATATCGGTGATATACACCGGCGACAGGGTGTAACCCGTGGACATGACGCGGCGTATCCGGTAAGCCTTGTGATCGTCACCGGCCGCAATGCCCTTCACCTGTTTAAAATCGGCGTGCTTTTTGCTCCATTCCTCCTTTGTCATGCTTACGAAGCCCTCACCCGGGTAGTTAACGATCGGCGGACGCTTCGCGGCCGCCTTAGCCGCTTTTGCCTCCTCTGCGCTGGGCGCCTTATATTCGGTGATGCGATCGGGCGTGATGGTGGTTGTGGCGCCTTCCCGACCCATGAATGAATATTCCGGGGTGACCAGCGAGCTGATTTTTCCGCCGCTGCGGTTTACGCGGATGATGGTCAGCCACTCACCGCGACTTTTTACCTGGCCGCCCGGCACCATTTCGGTATCTGAGGCCAGCACGCCGCCGTGCTCGTCCAGCATGGCGCGCTCGTAGGCAATGCGGTTGCGGTAGTGCGCTGTCCAGCGGCTTAACCGTGTGATGGTGCGTTCATGACAGGGAATGCAGATATCCCGCGCCTGCTCAGCGGTAATAATGTCCTCTTCGAGGGCAGACCAGATGCTGCGGCTGCCTTCGTACTGGCTTTTTTCCGGCGGGCGCGGGTACTTCTCCAGGGTAAAGCAGCAGTGAAGGTGATCAACGTTCGCTATGACAAGAGCCATCGCGCGGTTAAGGTTTTCAGATGACCAGAGTTTGATAAATTTCTGACAGTCCTGCAGGCGGCGATCTGCCTTGCGCAAATCGGCCTCAATCTTTTTGATGCGGCGCCAGCGCACGTCCGGGCGCTCTTTGTAAGCCGCGTGACGCAGCGAGGCCTCTGCGCGGCGCTCCCAGTATTCTGACGTTTCAAACAGGTTTACGGCGCGGCGCATGCCGTTCTCAATTTTCTGCGCGTGCTTACGCGCGCGGCGCTCGCTGTGGTGCCCAACCAGAATTGGCTGACCGAAAGGAACAGCCGAAGCCAGGCTGTCCACGGCGGCCAGCACCTGCCCTGACTCGGCTGCGCGCTTTTCGCTGTACTCTTCAAAACGTTCCGCGCGCTCCTCCTGGCGGTCAAACAGCGTCTGATCTTCGTCTTCAATTTCGCCCGCCAGTTCGATTAGCAGGTCTTCCCGATCGGGCGTCCACATTGGCGCCACAAAAAGTGCCTGGCGCGGCGCG carries:
- a CDS encoding DUF3560 domain-containing protein — protein: MSQQNVNTTASESKESSFFKRENYRATYSPDDNKLRLYSLHRLDEDTYQRVKDAGFKYAPRQALFVAPMWTPDREDLLIELAGEIEDEDQTLFDRQEERAERFEEYSEKRAAESGQVLAAVDSLASAVPFGQPILVGHHSERRARKHAQKIENGMRRAVNLFETSEYWERRAEASLRHAAYKERPDVRWRRIKKIEADLRKADRRLQDCQKFIKLWSSENLNRAMALVIANVDHLHCCFTLEKYPRPPEKSQYEGSRSIWSALEEDIITAEQARDICIPCHERTITRLSRWTAHYRNRIAYERAMLDEHGGVLASDTEMVPGGQVKSRGEWLTIIRVNRSGGKISSLVTPEYSFMGREGATTTITPDRITEYKAPSAEEAKAAKAAAKRPPIVNYPGEGFVSMTKEEWSKKHADFKQVKGIAAGDDHKAYRIRRVMSTGYTLSPVYITDMKTVEVPR